A portion of the Manihot esculenta cultivar AM560-2 chromosome 2, M.esculenta_v8, whole genome shotgun sequence genome contains these proteins:
- the LOC110610172 gene encoding uncharacterized protein LOC110610172 — protein sequence MGDMKSLANARMELEELYLGIPDDSVNLTFQDLANVKDNANAAEKKKPTSMEYTIQQAKNQASPLNKLPSLDFKRGLQESKNNHHHHHHLDLDLDLASHGGHKFESHSASPRHHHHLHHGADGLHDHHRYGYDDHRPSHHGHAEFRCGMENSRAYDDRSMNSMYEERGGRARRPGIPHSNICTICSTYIYIFRHRCLVCGRVYCRSCVSIGMGEMTEGRKCIQCLGKRFSHRYIERAGKVGCCSRYPSTVKQAELRWAEKGPKRSGEKGYGHSSMVSRSVNPTRPHIINNNTSPSFVSSLSPHSPYSAHHHHFPL from the exons ATGGGGGACATGAAATCGTTGGCAAATGCAAGAATGGAGCTTGAAGAGCTATATCTGGGAATCCCAGATGATTCAGTGAACCTCACATTTCAAGACCTAGCAAATGTAAAAGATAATGCGAATGCAGCAGAAAAGAAGAAACCCACATCCATGGAGTACACGATTCAACAAGCCAAGAATCAAGCTTCTCCTCTAAACAAATTGCCTAGTCTTGACTTCAAAAGAGGTTTACAAGAATCCAAGaataatcatcatcatcatcatcacctTGACCTTGACCTTGACCTTGCTAGCCATGGAGGACACAAATTTGAGTCCCACAGTGCAAGTCCTAgacaccaccaccacctccaccaTGGTGCGGATGGCCTGCATGATCATCATCGATATGGTTATGATGATCATCGTCCAAGCCATCATGGGCATGCAGAATTTAGATGTGGAATGGAGAATAGCAGAGCATATGATGATAGGAGCATGAATTCTATGTATGAAGAAAGAGGTGGAAGAGCTCGCCGCCCGGGGATTCCTCACTCCAATATTTGCACTATTTGCTCTACTTACATCTATATTTTTAGACATCGTTGCTTG GTATGTGGAAGGGTGTACTGCAGGAGTTGTGTGAGCATTGGAATGGGAGAGATGACTGAAGGAAGAAAATGCATCCAATGCTTAGGGAAAAGATTCAGCCATAG GTACATAGAAAGGGCCGGAAAGGTAGGGTGTTGTTCAAGGTATCCAAGCACAGTGAAGCAAGCCGAACTGAGATGGGCAGAGAAAGGACCTAAGAGAAGTGGGGAGAAAGGTTATGGTCACAGCAGCATGGTCTCCAGATCTGTAAACCCAACAAGGCCTCATATTATAAACAACAATACCTCTCCCTCTTTTGTCTCTTCCTTATCACCTCATTCCCCTTATTCGGCTCATCATCATCACTTCCCATTATAG